In Deltaproteobacteria bacterium GWC2_55_46, a single window of DNA contains:
- a CDS encoding electron transport complex subunit RsxA yields the protein METLGTLILIFISAALINNFVLTYFLGICPFLGVSNKTENAVNMGLATTFVMTLTAAATWPIYNYVLVPFHVPFLQYVSFIIIIAALVQLVEMYIRKSSPALYRALGIYLPLITTNCAVLGLALFMVLRDYNYLQSIVFGFATGVGFTLAIVMMSGIREELEFADVPRHFQGVSMTLIVSGMLALAFMGFAGLIRG from the coding sequence ATGGAGACTCTTGGAACACTTATACTGATATTCATATCGGCCGCGCTCATAAACAACTTCGTCCTGACCTATTTCCTCGGCATATGCCCGTTCCTGGGGGTGTCGAACAAGACTGAGAACGCCGTTAACATGGGCCTTGCTACCACTTTCGTCATGACCCTTACCGCCGCCGCGACCTGGCCCATATACAACTACGTGCTCGTGCCTTTTCATGTCCCGTTCCTCCAGTACGTCTCGTTCATAATAATCATCGCCGCCCTTGTCCAGCTGGTGGAGATGTACATAAGAAAGTCAAGCCCGGCGCTCTACAGGGCCTTAGGTATTTACCTGCCTCTTATAACAACTAACTGCGCGGTGCTGGGCCTTGCGCTTTTCATGGTGTTGAGGGACTACAACTATCTCCAATCGATAGTCTTCGGCTTCGCAACCGGCGTGGGTTTTACACTTGCGATAGTCATGATGTCCGGCATAAGGGAAGAGCTTGAGTTCGCCGACGTCCCCAGGCACTTTCAGGGTGTTTCCATGACACTTATTGTATCCGGCATGCTAGCCCTCGCTTTCATGGGCTTTGCCGGGCTTATAAGAGGATAA
- a CDS encoding electron transport complex subunit RsxE — MAGKGLGYEFKKGLWQELPPFRLVLGTCPALAVTNSVVNGIAMGLATLFVLLGANIMVSLLRRFVASQVRIASYIVIIALLVTVTDMFMAAFFPPISKALGPYLPLIIVNCMILGRAEAFAQKNPVLPSIADALGIGIGFLLSLAAMGLIREVLGFGTILHFRVLGDWFEPWIVMILPAGAFLVFGGLVALVNYISSRKAAKAAETARV, encoded by the coding sequence ATGGCAGGTAAAGGCCTTGGATATGAGTTCAAAAAAGGGCTCTGGCAGGAGCTGCCTCCTTTCAGGCTCGTTCTGGGGACATGCCCGGCGCTGGCGGTCACGAACTCAGTCGTAAACGGCATCGCCATGGGGCTTGCGACCCTTTTCGTCCTCCTCGGTGCGAATATCATGGTATCTCTCCTGAGGAGGTTCGTGGCCTCGCAGGTGAGGATCGCCTCTTATATCGTCATCATCGCGCTGCTGGTCACAGTGACCGATATGTTCATGGCGGCCTTTTTCCCGCCCATATCAAAAGCGCTTGGCCCGTACTTGCCGCTTATAATAGTCAACTGCATGATACTCGGCAGGGCAGAGGCGTTCGCCCAGAAAAACCCGGTCCTGCCTTCCATAGCGGACGCTCTCGGCATAGGGATCGGTTTTCTGTTGAGCCTCGCCGCTATGGGGCTTATACGCGAGGTCCTTGGCTTCGGGACCATCCTGCATTTCAGGGTCCTCGGCGATTGGTTCGAGCCCTGGATAGTCATGATACTCCCGGCCGGGGCGTTCCTCGTCTTCGGGGGGCTCGTGGCGCTCGTAAACTACATATCAAGCAGGAAGGCCGCAAAGGCGGCCGAGACGGCGAGGGTTTAA
- a CDS encoding electron transporter RnfD, with translation MEAPAKAAARLVVSPSPHFLNDESIPKIMHTVVLALFPAVAASVYFFGWRALLLITVCVTACLATEYAFQRIRNKPIKIYDGSAIITGMLLALTLPPGFPVYGAVLGSLFAIGVGKQLFGGLGFNIFNPALLGRAFLMATYPVLTTTWVEPRTVQKAVDAVTAATPLALAKFEGKVDFNWMDMFLGNTSGSLGETSAIAIIIGGLYLRYKGYINWKLPLGYLGTIAAFSSIFWLSDPVKYPSPLFHLLAGGAMLGAWFMVTDMVTSPTTSMGQWIFVICAGMLAVVIRLFGGLPEGVMYSILFMNAFVPLLNKHTRPRVFGAGERG, from the coding sequence ATCGAGGCGCCGGCCAAGGCGGCCGCAAGGCTGGTCGTATCTCCTTCGCCGCACTTCCTTAACGACGAGAGCATACCGAAGATAATGCACACGGTCGTGCTCGCTCTTTTCCCGGCCGTTGCCGCGAGCGTCTATTTCTTCGGGTGGAGGGCGCTCCTTCTTATCACCGTCTGCGTGACGGCGTGCCTCGCAACCGAGTACGCATTCCAGAGGATAAGAAATAAGCCCATAAAGATATACGATGGCAGCGCCATAATAACAGGCATGCTCCTGGCGCTTACGCTGCCGCCGGGGTTCCCGGTATACGGCGCTGTGCTCGGCTCGTTATTTGCGATAGGCGTGGGCAAGCAACTCTTCGGCGGCCTCGGTTTCAATATATTTAACCCGGCCCTCCTTGGAAGGGCCTTCCTCATGGCGACGTACCCGGTCCTTACTACCACCTGGGTGGAGCCACGGACCGTCCAGAAGGCGGTTGACGCGGTAACGGCCGCTACCCCGCTGGCCCTTGCGAAGTTCGAGGGCAAGGTCGATTTCAATTGGATGGACATGTTCCTCGGCAATACTTCCGGCTCACTCGGAGAGACCTCTGCCATAGCTATAATAATCGGCGGACTTTATCTCAGGTACAAGGGCTATATAAACTGGAAGCTTCCGCTGGGGTACCTGGGCACGATAGCCGCCTTCTCGTCGATCTTCTGGCTCTCCGACCCGGTGAAGTACCCGAGCCCGCTCTTCCATCTCCTCGCGGGCGGCGCGATGCTCGGAGCCTGGTTCATGGTAACCGACATGGTGACGTCTCCTACGACATCGATGGGGCAGTGGATATTCGTCATATGCGCCGGCATGCTGGCGGTGGTCATAAGGCTCTTCGGAGGGCTCCCCGAAGGCGTCATGTACTCGATACTTTTCATGAACGCCTTTGTGCCGCTCCTCAACAAGCACACCAGGCCCAGGGTCTTCGGGGCAGGCGAACGGGGCTAA